The Melitaea cinxia chromosome 24, ilMelCinx1.1, whole genome shotgun sequence genome window below encodes:
- the LOC123665394 gene encoding histone-lysine N-methyltransferase SETMAR-like: MDMLKIRVVMEYEFHHGSKAAEAARNINDVYGAITTIDRTTHYRLPRFRSENFDLRNEPCGHPKMLVNNDELKAIVEADDSRTTAELAVAFEVSTKTILVHLRQIGKVKKLDKWVPHELNERQREIRIETCLALLNRHTNEGILNRIVTCDEKWILFDNRKCSASWLDPGSVPKQCPKQKVTLRK; encoded by the coding sequence atggatatgttaaaaattcgagtGGTTATGGAGTATGAGTTCCATCATGGTAGCAAAGCGGCAGAAGCGGCACGCAACATCAACGATGTTTACGGTGCGATCACTACTATCGATCGTACCACCCATTATAGGCTGCCTCGCTTTCGTTCCGAAAATTTTGACCTTAGAAATGAACCATGTGGTCACCCGAAAATGTTGGTCAACAATGACGAATTAAAGGCGATTGTGGAGGCTGATGATTCTCGAACTACAGCTGAATTAGCAGTAGCTTTCgaagttagcactaaaacaatattggtcCATTTGCGTCAAATTGGCAAGGTAAAGAAGCTCGACAAATGGGTGCCTCACGAATTGAATGAACGTCAGCGCGAAATACGCATCGAGACGTGCCTTGCACTGCTTAACAGACACACAAACGAAGGCATATTGAATCGCATTGTTACTTGTGACGAAAAATGGATTCTATTCGACAATCGCAAGTGCTCAGCTAGTTGGTTAGATCCTGGTTCAGTACCTAAACAATGCCCTAAACAAAAAGTGACCTTAAGAAAGTGA
- the LOC123665395 gene encoding uncharacterized protein LOC123665395: protein MGCHIEEDLDYVFCYMGETKGLYGVGFLIKKAWKNNITNFTGISERVALLQMKFGTLNISIIQAYAPTERSDDTEIQKFYNDLKIAHTLADEKIIILGDFNAKIGQPKKEEKPVMGQYGLGRRNERGERLLEYAFEYRLAIINTYFKKRPSRRWTWKSPDESVKNEIDYIMTNVPKIVQNYEVLNNVKFRTDHRLIRATVLLNQPKKSRKGFKPAPKIPKTEEEIRYYIDNLKLNIENKLVDTRNVQSYYDALELTITKSLTNQNDTKKEKRHKILSEETIALIKKRYELTISKNKDTNTKKELSKLYKETSKAIKRDYSKHRQKIITENLNKSRSTRKAFKELNLKKTWIQKLEGQHKETKTRQEIIQQATTFYRELYKNKDTNIEKANESQYCYNTETIRPIEEKDIYAQLKQLKSDKSPGPDGVTNEVLKIGAPVLIRPLTKLFNLILEAEIVPIQCISKVMLESTGDAINIKRGVRQGDPLSPKLFIAVLEDVFQNTDWETRGIKINNSYLSHLRFADDIVILSETANELQDMLRSLAQASSKVGLEMNATKTKIMTNSIERPINVREKSIEYVHSYIYLGKQISFLKTRNEDEIERRANIAWKKFWSLKEILKGDYSINLKKVVLDTCILPCLLYGCQTWIYTTKAKQRITTTQRAMERSILNIRKVQKVRSKVIRQKTKITDALTQALKLKWQWAGHVSRYTDSRWTIITTRWKGPIGKRRVGRPKRQWADDITQLLGKDWPTISRDRDEWKGLEEAFTRGGVHIQ, encoded by the exons ATGGGTTGTCACATAGAAGAGGATTTAGACTATGTTTTCTGCTATATGGGAGAAACAAAGGGATTGTATGGAGTCggatttctaataaaaaaggcatggaaaaataatataactaactTTACTGGCATTTCGGAGCGAGTAGCGTTATTGCAAATGAAATTTGGCACACTAAACATTTCTATAATTCAGGCATACGCACCGACGGAAAGATCAGACGATACAGAGATACAAAAATTCTACAATGATCTGAAAATAGCTCACACACTAGCCGATGAGAAAATCATAATATTAGGAGACTTCAATGCAAAAATAGGGCAAcccaaaaaagaagaaaaaccaGTTATGGGACAGTATGGGTTAGGCCGAAGAAACGAAAGAGGCGAACGACTGCTAGAATACGCATTTGAATATAGACTAGCAATAATCAATacttatttcaaaaaaagacCCAGCAGAAGATGGACTTGGAAGTCACCAGACGAAAGTGTTAAAAATGAAATCGACTACATCATGACAAATGTCCCAAAAATAGTCCAAAATTATGAAGTTCTCAATAACGTAAAGTTCCGAACAGACCATAGACTAATTAGAGCAACAGTCCTATTAAACCAACCGAAAAAAAGTCGAAAAGGCTTTAAACCAGCACCAAAAATTCCGAAAACTGAAGAAGAAATAAGATACTACATAGATAACCTGAAATTGAATATCGAAAATAAACTAGTAGACACCAGAAACGTACAATCTTACTACGACGCGCTAGAACTAACTATAACAAAAAGTCTAACTAACCAAAACGatactaaaaaagaaaaacgacaCAAAATACTTAGCGAAGAAACAATAGCCTTAATTAAGAAACGCTATGAACTAACTATAAGTAAGAATAAAGATACTAATACAAAGAAAGAACTCAGCAAATTATATAAGGAAACTAGCAAAGCGATCAAAAGAGACTATAGTAAGCACAGACAAAAGATAATAACAGAAAATCTAAACAAATCCAGAAGCACAAGGAAAGCATTTAAAGAATTAAACTTAAAGAAAACTTGGATACAAAAATTAGAAGGCCAACACAAAGAAACTAAAACAAGACAAGAAATCATACAGCAGGCAACTACTTTCTACCGAGaactatacaaaaataaagatacaaacaTCGAGAAAGCCAACGAATCACAGTATTGCTATAACACAGAAACAATTAGACCAATAGAAGAGAAAGATATATACGCTCAGCTGAAACAACTAAAATCAGATAAAAGTCCTGGTCCCGATGGAGTAACCAATGAAGTTTTGAAAATAGGTGCACCAGTTTTAATTAGACCtcttacaaaattattcaatcTCATACTTGAAGCCGAAATCGTACCAATCCAATG CATAAGTAAGGTCATGCTAGAATCTACAGGTGATGCAATTAATATCAAAAGAGGAGTCAGACAGGGGGACCCCCTGTCACCTAAATTGTTTATTGCGGTTCTAGAAGATGTATTTCAAAACACAGACTGGGAAACTAGaggcataaaaataaacaacagctATCTAAGCCATCTCAGATTCGCGGACGACATAGTCATACTGTCTGAAACAGCAAATGAATTACAAGACATGCTCCGCTCTCTTGCTCAAGCAAGCTCAAAGGTAGGATTAGAGATGAATGCTACAAAAACCAAAATTATGACAAACAGTATAGAGCGGCCCATCAACGTAAGGGAAAAATCTATAGAATATGTCCACAGTTACATCTACTTAGGCAAACAAATATCATTTTTGAAAACGCGCAATGAAGATGAAATCGAAAGAAGAGCAAATATAGCGTGGAAGAAATTTTGGTCACTCAAAGAAATTCTAAAAGGAGACTACTCGATAAATCTTAAGAAAGTGGTATTAGACACCTGTATACTGCCTTGTCTGCTGTATGGTTGCCAAACTTGGATTTATACGACAAAAGCAAAACAAAGGATCACAACAACACAAAGAGCTATGGAGAGAAGTATCCTAAACATTAGAAAAGTACAAAAAGTCAGGAGCAAAGTAATCAGACAGAAAACAAAGATAACAGATGCCCTCACACAAGCTCTTAAGTTGAAATGGCAGTGGGCAGGTCACGTTTCGAGATACACAGACAGCAGGTGGACAATTATCACTACAAGATGGAAAGGGCCAATCGGCAAAAGAAGGGTAGGGAGACCAAAAAGACAATGGGCAGACGATATAACCCAACTATTAGGAAAAGACTGGCCAACTATCAGCAGGGACAGAGATGAGTGGAAAGGACTGGAGGAGGCCTTCACCCGAGGAGGGGTCCATATccaatag